One Pullulanibacillus sp. KACC 23026 DNA segment encodes these proteins:
- a CDS encoding 50S ribosomal protein L25/general stress protein Ctc: MVVELKAEIRESTKKSVTNQLRKAGKVPAAVYGKTVGNQNVAIDEGALIKLFYDVGRNEVIQLQVDGQQTTSVMTQELQRDPIKRHLVHVDFKEVNMNEEVEVAVPLHVVGEDAVEKRDGVVQLHLNELHVRALPGHIPSHIDLDVTELQVGDSIKVENLKQAASQDYEIQNDEDVVLVTINHPQLAADEPVTEEEGNEAESGTDEEKAQETEQE, encoded by the coding sequence ATGGTTGTTGAACTAAAGGCAGAGATTCGTGAGTCCACGAAAAAATCAGTAACAAATCAGTTGAGGAAAGCAGGAAAGGTTCCTGCCGCCGTATATGGAAAAACCGTTGGTAACCAGAATGTAGCGATCGATGAAGGGGCACTTATTAAGTTGTTTTATGATGTCGGTCGAAACGAAGTCATCCAGCTTCAAGTGGATGGTCAGCAAACTACCTCTGTCATGACACAAGAGCTTCAAAGGGACCCTATTAAAAGACATTTGGTTCATGTTGACTTTAAAGAAGTCAATATGAATGAAGAGGTCGAAGTCGCTGTTCCGCTTCATGTTGTCGGAGAGGACGCGGTTGAAAAGCGGGACGGTGTGGTTCAACTTCATTTAAACGAATTGCATGTCCGAGCCTTACCGGGACACATTCCAAGCCATATTGACCTTGATGTGACAGAACTGCAAGTAGGAGATTCTATCAAGGTCGAGAATCTCAAACAAGCGGCAAGTCAGGACTACGAGATTCAGAACGATGAAGACGTCGTTTTGGTGACGATTAACCATCCTCAATTAGCCGCTGATGAACCGGTCACAGAAGAAGAGGGAAATGAGGCTGAATCTGGGACTGACGAAGAGAAAGCTCAGGAAACTGAACAAGAGTGA
- the purR gene encoding pur operon repressor translates to MKLKRSHRLVAMTNILLKQPHTTIPLTVFGEQFQSAKSSISEDLVIIKETFEAQGIGKLLTTHGASGGVSFVPFASKQATTEFLNQLGTILSDRGRVLPGGYLYMTDILGDPSVINEIGRIIATPFWDKSIDAVMTVETKGIPLAYAAATQLQVPVVIVRKSSRVTEGSTVSINYVSGSSKRIQTMVLPRRSLKAGENVLVIDDFMKAGGTMLGMTNLISEFEANLAGMAVLVETKEATPKLVDNYLALLRLNDWNEDRDLQIESGNFLDFYKEEF, encoded by the coding sequence ATGAAATTAAAACGAAGTCACCGCTTAGTAGCGATGACCAACATTCTTTTGAAACAGCCTCACACAACGATTCCATTAACTGTGTTTGGTGAGCAATTCCAATCCGCCAAGTCTTCTATTAGTGAGGATTTGGTTATTATTAAAGAAACCTTTGAAGCACAAGGGATTGGAAAATTACTGACCACTCATGGTGCTTCAGGCGGTGTGTCTTTTGTCCCCTTTGCTTCGAAACAAGCAACGACCGAATTTCTGAATCAACTTGGAACTATTTTGTCAGACCGGGGAAGGGTTCTCCCTGGCGGCTATCTCTACATGACGGATATTCTAGGTGATCCATCTGTTATAAACGAAATTGGACGCATAATAGCCACCCCATTTTGGGATAAGTCAATCGATGCGGTTATGACGGTTGAAACAAAAGGCATTCCGCTTGCTTATGCGGCGGCCACCCAGCTTCAGGTTCCTGTTGTCATCGTGAGAAAGAGCAGCCGTGTGACAGAGGGATCGACAGTCAGCATCAATTATGTATCGGGCTCTTCCAAACGGATTCAAACAATGGTCCTGCCAAGAAGAAGTCTAAAGGCTGGGGAAAATGTCCTGGTGATTGATGATTTCATGAAGGCAGGAGGGACGATGCTTGGTATGACCAATCTCATTAGTGAGTTTGAAGCTAACTTAGCAGGAATGGCAGTTCTGGTTGAAACAAAAGAAGCCACTCCCAAATTAGTAGACAATTATTTAGCTTTATTAAGATTAAATGATTGGAATGAAGATCGCGATCTTCAGATAGAGTCTGGTAACTTTTTAGATTTTTATAAGGAGGAGTTTTGA
- a CDS encoding ribose-phosphate diphosphokinase — translation MPSYMDPNLKVFSLNSNPDLSKEIADHIGVNLGHSSVTTFSDGEIQINIEESIRGCDVYVIQSTSAPVNQHIMELLIMIDALKRASARSINVVMPYYGYARQDRKARSREPITAKLVANLLEVAGATRILAVDLHAPQIQGFFDIPVDQLLGVPILADYFKSKELEEVVIVSPDHGGVVRARKMADRLKAPIAIIDKRRPRPNVSEVMNIIGNIEGKTCIIIDDIIDTAGTITLAANALMGSGAKRVFACCTHPVLSGPAIERIENSSIEELVVLNTIPLPQEKKIEKVTQLSVAELMGEAIIRVHEKLSVSTLFD, via the coding sequence ATGCCCAGCTATATGGACCCCAATCTCAAGGTGTTTTCATTAAATTCAAACCCAGACTTATCTAAAGAAATTGCAGATCATATAGGTGTTAACCTTGGACACAGTTCTGTCACGACATTCAGTGATGGTGAGATTCAGATCAATATTGAAGAGAGTATTCGAGGCTGTGATGTATACGTCATTCAGTCAACCTCCGCCCCTGTTAATCAGCATATAATGGAACTATTGATCATGATTGATGCTCTGAAGAGAGCGTCGGCAAGATCTATTAATGTTGTTATGCCTTATTATGGATACGCAAGGCAGGATCGGAAGGCACGTTCTCGTGAGCCTATCACAGCTAAGCTTGTGGCTAACTTACTGGAAGTTGCCGGGGCAACACGGATACTCGCAGTAGATCTCCACGCTCCTCAAATACAAGGCTTTTTTGATATTCCAGTCGATCAGCTTTTAGGGGTCCCTATTTTAGCTGATTACTTCAAATCAAAGGAACTTGAAGAAGTTGTTATTGTATCTCCGGATCACGGAGGAGTTGTTCGAGCAAGAAAAATGGCCGATCGCTTGAAAGCGCCGATTGCCATTATTGATAAAAGACGTCCGCGTCCAAATGTTTCTGAAGTGATGAACATTATCGGAAACATTGAAGGTAAGACATGTATTATTATTGATGACATCATTGACACAGCCGGAACCATTACTCTTGCTGCCAATGCGTTAATGGGAAGTGGTGCCAAGCGTGTGTTTGCTTGCTGTACACACCCTGTTTTATCAGGTCCAGCCATCGAGAGGATCGAGAATTCAAGTATTGAAGAATTAGTTGTTCTTAATACCATTCCTCTTCCTCAAGAGAAGAAAATTGAAAAAGTAACCCAATTATCAGTTGCTGAGTTGATGGGTGAAGCTATTATTCGGGTACATGAGAAGCTTTCAGTCAGCACGTTATTTGATTAA
- a CDS encoding Veg family protein → MEKTIKDIKIALDERVGRRLTLKANGGRRKTIQRVGVLEETYPSVFIVKLDEDSNAYERVSYSYTDVLTETVEITFMEEAAASGQ, encoded by the coding sequence ATGGAAAAAACAATTAAGGACATTAAAATCGCCTTAGACGAACGAGTTGGCAGACGCCTTACATTAAAGGCTAATGGAGGAAGACGCAAAACAATTCAACGCGTGGGTGTTTTAGAAGAGACTTATCCATCCGTGTTCATTGTAAAGCTTGATGAGGATTCAAATGCTTATGAACGCGTATCTTATAGCTACACCGACGTTTTAACTGAAACGGTAGAAATTACTTTTATGGAAGAAGCAGCAGCGAGCGGACAATAG
- the pth gene encoding aminoacyl-tRNA hydrolase has protein sequence MKLIIGLGNPGSEFAKTRHNIGFEVVDAISDTHHFPLDKLKFNAQFGKGKINGEDLVLVKPLTYMNLSGEAVAPLMKFYQIPVEDILVVYDDMDLPLGKIRLREKGSAGGHNGIKSLIQHLGTQEFKRIRIGIGRPNGREPVVDFVLKRFSKEDQPVVERSVEEAQKACEAWLTQPFLQVMNAFNG, from the coding sequence ATGAAATTGATTATTGGATTAGGAAATCCCGGTTCTGAATTTGCAAAGACTCGACATAATATAGGTTTTGAGGTAGTCGATGCTATTAGTGATACCCATCACTTTCCGTTAGATAAATTAAAGTTTAATGCCCAATTTGGCAAAGGAAAAATCAATGGCGAAGATCTCGTTTTGGTAAAGCCATTAACTTATATGAACTTATCTGGAGAAGCAGTCGCGCCATTGATGAAATTTTATCAAATTCCGGTTGAGGATATTTTAGTGGTATATGATGATATGGATCTGCCACTAGGAAAAATTCGTTTGCGGGAAAAAGGAAGCGCAGGCGGACATAACGGGATTAAATCCTTAATTCAGCATTTAGGGACTCAAGAGTTTAAGAGAATTCGAATTGGAATTGGCCGACCAAATGGACGAGAGCCAGTTGTCGATTTTGTATTAAAGCGATTTTCTAAAGAAGATCAACCCGTCGTGGAAAGATCTGTAGAAGAAGCACAAAAAGCGTGTGAAGCGTGGTTGACTCAACCTTTTCTTCAAGTAATGAATGCGTTTAATGGGTGA
- the spoVG gene encoding septation regulator SpoVG, which yields MEVTDVRLRRVNTDGRMRAIASITIDHEFVIHDIRVIDGNNGMFVAMPSKRTPDGEFRDIAHPITSSTREKIQNAVLEEYTRVGQVETSFEEAGAS from the coding sequence ATGGAAGTAACAGATGTAAGATTGCGTCGAGTTAATACGGATGGCCGCATGCGTGCGATCGCCTCTATCACCATTGACCATGAATTTGTCATTCATGATATTCGTGTCATTGATGGTAATAATGGTATGTTTGTCGCTATGCCGAGCAAAAGAACACCTGATGGGGAATTCCGTGATATAGCCCACCCTATTACTTCAAGCACTCGAGAAAAGATCCAAAACGCAGTATTAGAAGAATATACTCGCGTTGGACAAGTCGAGACGTCTTTTGAGGAAGCTGGCGCATCATAA
- a CDS encoding small, acid-soluble spore protein, alpha/beta type, protein MGRRRGIMSDQLKEEIAKELGFYETVQKEGWGGIRSRDAGNLVKRAIEIAQAQLAEKPVK, encoded by the coding sequence TTGGGCAGAAGACGTGGCATCATGTCTGATCAACTAAAGGAAGAAATTGCAAAGGAGCTCGGGTTTTATGAGACCGTCCAAAAAGAAGGATGGGGCGGTATTCGCTCTCGTGATGCCGGTAACTTGGTAAAAAGAGCGATTGAAATCGCCCAAGCCCAACTCGCTGAGAAACCAGTCAAATAA
- the mfd gene encoding transcription-repair coupling factor, whose translation MQGLKRYFSDHLNDLKAVSEGLSAGMKQQVVYGLVGSAKSLWIHSLYQSQQETVVVVSNNLFQAQKLYEDLVEIHGEKEVFLYPANDLIAAEMSISSPELLASRLEVLNHFSRGNKGIIVVPIAGLKRFLSPPKLWAKSLLSFEMGQTRDIDELNRQLIAMGYDREDMVGSPGEYSIRGGIVDIYPLTEAHPIRIEFFDDEVDSLRYFDSDTQRSIEKLQSITIGPAKELLLYPEHYENASVALETKLAATLKVVKKQAVKEALVEGVGQEISRLKEGMSFPGMAKYASLFYESPSTLLNYIGSKAVVVVDEISRIHEMAEQLDQEEAEWVTTLIEKGEAVADLSLSLSWEEVETFAHHPCLYLSLFLRHHPNIQPQNILSVSSRTMQSFHGQIPVLKNECTRWQKGHYAVVFLAETVDRAKRVESVLADYGIKADFVDEKTYPKPGELQIMVGSVSNGFELPQQKIVVVTDKEIFANKSVRKQRTNKKISNAERLKNYNELKVGDYVVHIDHGIGRYIGIETLEVNGTHKDYLHILYKGNDKLYVPVEKIDLVQKYVGSEGKEPKLYALGGSEWKRVKKKASSSVQDIADDLIKLYAEREASVGHAFQPDGPEQKAFEDAFPYQETEDQLRAIKEIKEDMERPRPMDRLLCGDVGYGKTEVALRAAFKAIMEGKQVALLVPTTILAQQHYETARERFEEFGISVGVLSRFRSRKEQQETLNGLKRGTVDIIIGTHRLLSKDVQFKSLGLLIVDEEQRFGVTHKEKIKQMKANVDVLTLTATPIPRTLHMSMLGVRDLSVIETPPENRFPVQTYVTEYSGALIGEAIERELARGGQVYFLYNRVESIQRMAEQISALVPEARVVFAHGQMKENELESVMLDFLEGQSDVLVSTTIIETGVDIPNVNTLIVYDADRMGLSQLYQLRGRVGRSNRVAYAYFTYQKDKVINEVAEKRLQAIREFTELGSGFKIAMRDLSIRGAGNLLGAQQHGFIDSVGFDLYSKMLRDAIEERKGTVQKERPVEVSINVEVDAYIPDTYVSDSLQKIDLYKKFRSVTSLEDLEELREELVDRFGDYPKEVEDLLTVGKLKGMATRLGIESIDQEPARFVILFSKQGTEQINRPRLFETVSLIGKEAGIGAEGDRIKLTLKPKSQSVSMRLNELSKMLEKIYKNQYEEVKVS comes from the coding sequence GTGCAAGGCTTAAAACGTTATTTTTCAGATCACTTAAATGATTTAAAAGCAGTAAGTGAAGGATTAAGCGCTGGGATGAAACAACAAGTTGTTTACGGCTTAGTTGGAAGCGCCAAATCTTTATGGATCCATTCTTTGTACCAGTCGCAGCAGGAAACCGTTGTTGTGGTTTCTAATAATTTGTTTCAAGCGCAAAAACTGTATGAAGACTTGGTTGAAATCCATGGAGAGAAAGAAGTGTTCTTATACCCGGCAAATGATTTAATCGCGGCGGAGATGTCGATATCGAGCCCTGAACTACTGGCAAGTCGCTTAGAGGTTCTGAATCATTTCTCAAGGGGGAACAAAGGAATTATTGTTGTTCCAATAGCAGGCTTAAAACGATTCTTATCACCGCCAAAGCTTTGGGCAAAAAGTCTTTTAAGTTTTGAAATGGGACAGACAAGAGATATTGATGAACTTAACAGACAACTCATTGCGATGGGATACGACCGAGAGGATATGGTTGGAAGTCCAGGTGAATATAGTATTCGGGGGGGCATTGTGGACATTTATCCGTTGACAGAGGCCCACCCTATTCGCATTGAATTTTTTGACGATGAAGTGGATTCACTTCGCTATTTTGATAGTGATACCCAAAGATCAATAGAAAAGCTCCAGTCGATTACCATTGGTCCAGCTAAGGAATTGCTTCTGTACCCAGAGCATTATGAAAATGCTTCTGTTGCGCTTGAAACGAAGCTTGCCGCAACTTTGAAAGTGGTGAAAAAGCAGGCGGTCAAGGAAGCACTCGTAGAAGGTGTTGGACAAGAAATCAGTCGGCTTAAAGAAGGCATGTCATTCCCCGGTATGGCAAAGTACGCGTCATTATTTTATGAATCACCATCAACTCTATTAAACTATATTGGATCGAAAGCTGTTGTGGTCGTAGACGAAATTAGCCGGATTCATGAAATGGCAGAACAGCTTGATCAGGAAGAAGCAGAATGGGTGACAACGCTCATTGAAAAAGGGGAGGCCGTTGCCGATCTTTCTTTATCTTTGTCTTGGGAAGAGGTGGAAACCTTTGCCCATCATCCTTGTTTATATTTATCTTTGTTTTTACGTCATCATCCTAATATTCAACCGCAGAATATTTTAAGCGTGTCTTCGCGTACGATGCAGAGCTTCCACGGTCAAATTCCGGTCTTGAAGAATGAGTGTACACGCTGGCAGAAAGGACATTACGCGGTTGTTTTCTTAGCCGAAACAGTTGATCGGGCCAAACGAGTCGAAAGTGTATTGGCCGATTATGGGATCAAAGCTGATTTTGTGGATGAAAAAACGTATCCTAAGCCTGGGGAACTCCAGATAATGGTAGGATCGGTATCCAACGGTTTTGAGCTCCCGCAGCAGAAAATCGTGGTTGTAACGGATAAAGAAATTTTTGCCAATAAATCGGTTCGAAAGCAGCGTACCAATAAGAAAATCTCAAATGCTGAACGATTAAAGAACTATAATGAATTGAAAGTCGGCGATTATGTGGTTCATATCGACCATGGGATCGGTCGGTACATTGGCATTGAGACTTTAGAAGTAAATGGGACACATAAGGATTATCTTCACATCCTTTATAAGGGAAATGACAAGCTGTATGTGCCTGTTGAGAAGATTGATCTTGTCCAAAAATATGTGGGCTCTGAAGGGAAGGAGCCTAAGCTCTATGCGCTTGGAGGAAGTGAATGGAAACGGGTTAAGAAAAAGGCCAGTTCCTCCGTCCAAGATATTGCGGATGACTTAATCAAACTCTATGCTGAACGTGAAGCGAGCGTTGGTCATGCCTTTCAGCCAGATGGACCTGAACAGAAGGCATTTGAAGATGCCTTTCCATACCAAGAGACGGAAGACCAGCTTCGAGCCATTAAAGAAATTAAAGAGGACATGGAACGCCCAAGACCAATGGATCGGCTCCTTTGCGGGGACGTTGGCTACGGAAAAACAGAGGTTGCGCTTCGAGCTGCGTTTAAAGCGATCATGGAAGGCAAACAAGTGGCTCTCCTTGTTCCGACTACTATTTTGGCACAACAGCACTATGAGACGGCCAGAGAGCGCTTTGAGGAGTTTGGAATCAGTGTCGGTGTATTAAGTCGCTTCAGAAGTCGAAAAGAGCAACAAGAAACACTAAACGGCTTGAAACGGGGAACGGTTGATATCATCATTGGGACCCATCGTCTTTTGTCCAAAGATGTTCAATTTAAAAGCCTCGGTCTTCTAATCGTCGATGAAGAGCAGCGTTTTGGAGTTACACATAAAGAAAAGATTAAACAGATGAAAGCCAATGTGGATGTCTTAACTCTTACTGCCACACCTATTCCACGGACCTTGCATATGTCAATGCTGGGTGTCCGAGACCTTTCTGTAATTGAAACACCTCCGGAAAACCGATTCCCGGTTCAGACTTATGTGACGGAGTACAGCGGCGCTTTAATAGGAGAAGCCATCGAGAGAGAGCTTGCACGCGGCGGTCAGGTCTACTTTTTATATAACAGGGTAGAATCGATTCAGAGAATGGCTGAACAAATTTCTGCACTTGTTCCAGAAGCTCGGGTCGTATTTGCCCATGGCCAAATGAAAGAGAATGAACTTGAAAGCGTCATGTTAGATTTTCTAGAAGGACAGTCTGATGTATTGGTGAGTACAACCATTATTGAAACGGGTGTAGACATTCCAAATGTTAATACATTGATTGTTTATGATGCCGATAGAATGGGGCTTTCGCAGCTGTATCAATTAAGAGGACGGGTTGGTCGATCAAACCGGGTTGCTTATGCTTATTTCACTTACCAAAAAGATAAAGTCATAAACGAAGTAGCTGAAAAGCGCCTGCAAGCGATTCGCGAGTTTACAGAATTAGGCAGCGGTTTTAAAATTGCGATGCGGGATCTGTCTATTCGCGGGGCTGGAAATCTCCTTGGTGCCCAACAGCACGGCTTTATTGATTCTGTCGGATTTGACCTGTATTCTAAAATGCTTAGAGATGCCATCGAAGAACGAAAAGGGACTGTACAGAAAGAGCGTCCAGTAGAAGTGTCAATTAATGTGGAGGTCGATGCCTACATTCCGGATACTTATGTGTCGGACTCTCTGCAGAAAATCGACCTTTATAAAAAGTTCCGTTCTGTCACTTCTCTTGAGGATCTTGAAGAACTGCGAGAGGAATTAGTGGATCGCTTTGGCGACTATCCAAAAGAAGTCGAGGATCTTTTAACAGTAGGCAAATTAAAAGGAATGGCCACCCGGTTAGGCATTGAATCGATTGATCAAGAGCCTGCTCGTTTTGTCATCTTATTCAGCAAGCAAGGAACCGAACAGATCAATCGCCCGCGGCTTTTTGAAACGGTGTCATTGATTGGCAAAGAAGCGGGCATAGGAGCTGAGGGAGATCGAATTAAATTAACCTTAAAACCTAAGAGTCAGTCGGTTAGCATGAGACTCAATGAACTGTCTAAGATGCTTGAAAAAATCTATAAAAATCAATATGAGGAAGTAAAGGTCAGCTAA
- the glmU gene encoding bifunctional UDP-N-acetylglucosamine diphosphorylase/glucosamine-1-phosphate N-acetyltransferase GlmU, whose protein sequence is MINTYAIILAAGLGTRMKSKLYKVLHPVCGKPMVEHIVDQVEALNLDKIVTVIGHGAEKVKEKLGDRVEFCLQEEQLGTGHAVMQAEVILGHSSGTTVILCGDTPLISKETLAKLIQSHKNHQDAATILTAITDNPTGYGRIIRNAEGNVERIVEEKDANDAERSIKEVSTGLFCFDNEKLFAALKRINNDNAQGEFYLPDVIEILQGDGETIHAVPADSFDETLGVNDRLALSQAEAYMRNRLNRKHMQEGVTILDPSTTYIDADVKIARDVVIYPGTILKGQVSIEEDCVIGPNTEIKDSQIGKASNIKMSVVHDSTVGEQVNIGPFAHIRPLSHIGNHAKIGNFVEIKKSTMGEGSKASHLSYVGDAEVGRDVNLGCGSITVNYDGTNKHLTKIGDGSFIGCNVNLIAPVTIGDGAFVAAGSTITDDVDQEALAIARERQTNKPNYAKKLKPKKK, encoded by the coding sequence ATGATAAACACATATGCGATTATTCTGGCTGCAGGTCTTGGCACAAGAATGAAATCGAAGTTATATAAAGTGCTCCATCCGGTTTGCGGAAAACCGATGGTCGAGCATATTGTTGATCAAGTTGAAGCATTGAATCTTGATAAGATCGTCACGGTTATTGGCCATGGCGCTGAAAAGGTAAAAGAAAAACTTGGGGATCGTGTCGAGTTTTGCCTTCAAGAGGAACAGCTTGGTACAGGGCATGCTGTCATGCAGGCAGAAGTCATTTTGGGTCATTCCTCTGGAACCACTGTCATTTTGTGCGGAGACACCCCTTTAATTTCCAAGGAAACATTGGCAAAATTAATTCAGTCCCACAAGAATCATCAGGATGCTGCGACCATCTTAACAGCGATTACTGATAATCCGACGGGGTATGGACGAATTATCCGAAATGCGGAAGGGAACGTCGAACGCATTGTTGAGGAAAAAGACGCCAATGATGCGGAGCGTTCTATTAAAGAGGTCAGTACAGGATTATTCTGTTTTGATAACGAGAAGCTATTTGCTGCCTTGAAGCGCATTAATAATGACAATGCGCAAGGGGAGTTTTATTTACCGGATGTGATTGAAATTCTCCAGGGTGATGGAGAAACGATTCACGCCGTTCCAGCAGATTCCTTTGATGAAACACTTGGAGTCAATGATCGGTTGGCCCTCAGTCAGGCGGAAGCATACATGCGAAACCGTTTGAACCGCAAGCATATGCAAGAAGGCGTGACCATCCTTGATCCATCTACAACCTATATTGATGCAGATGTTAAAATAGCACGTGATGTCGTGATCTATCCAGGGACAATACTCAAGGGCCAGGTGTCCATAGAAGAAGATTGTGTGATTGGTCCTAATACGGAGATAAAAGATAGTCAGATTGGTAAAGCTTCTAATATCAAGATGTCCGTTGTCCATGACAGCACGGTTGGCGAACAAGTCAACATTGGACCTTTTGCCCATATAAGGCCTTTATCTCATATTGGCAATCATGCAAAAATAGGCAATTTCGTTGAGATAAAGAAATCAACGATGGGAGAAGGCAGTAAGGCGTCTCACTTAAGTTATGTGGGAGATGCAGAAGTCGGACGAGATGTGAACTTAGGATGCGGATCGATTACAGTCAATTATGATGGGACAAATAAGCACTTAACCAAAATTGGAGACGGTTCTTTCATCGGCTGCAATGTTAACTTAATAGCCCCTGTAACGATAGGCGATGGTGCTTTCGTTGCAGCAGGTTCTACCATCACAGATGATGTCGATCAAGAAGCATTAGCCATTGCCAGAGAAAGACAAACGAACAAACCGAACTATGCAAAGAAGCTTAAGCCAAAGAAAAAATAA
- the ispE gene encoding 4-(cytidine 5'-diphospho)-2-C-methyl-D-erythritol kinase, whose product MKTIEKAPAKINLSLDVLHKRPDGYHEVEMVMTTVDLSDRLELQEIRDYDQILIRSSAPFVPEDERNLAYQAAKHIKQKYGVKTGVRINITKDIPVAAGLAGGSSDAAAVIRALNRLWSLNMTLDEMMEIGEKIGSDVPFCIVGGTALATGRGERLEMLSSPPPCWVVLAKPSISVSTADTYKALNLEGAAHPNVSEMVRAIANRDYNEMCSKLGNILESVTLSKVAEVEQLKTHMEQMGADGVLMSGSGPTVFGLTQYESRVNRIYNSLKGYCPNVFGVRLLGTPNSLD is encoded by the coding sequence TTGAAAACAATAGAGAAAGCACCAGCCAAGATTAATCTTTCTTTGGATGTTTTACATAAAAGGCCCGATGGCTATCATGAAGTTGAAATGGTGATGACAACCGTTGATTTATCTGACCGTCTTGAATTGCAAGAAATAAGGGATTATGATCAGATTTTAATTCGTTCTTCAGCTCCATTTGTCCCTGAGGATGAACGGAATCTGGCCTATCAGGCGGCCAAGCATATCAAGCAAAAATATGGTGTTAAGACAGGTGTCAGAATTAATATAACCAAGGATATTCCGGTTGCAGCGGGTCTCGCTGGAGGGAGCAGTGACGCTGCCGCCGTTATTCGTGCACTTAACCGGCTTTGGTCACTTAATATGACACTTGATGAGATGATGGAGATTGGGGAGAAGATAGGGTCGGATGTTCCATTCTGTATTGTTGGAGGGACCGCTTTGGCGACAGGAAGAGGGGAACGCTTAGAAATGCTTTCTTCCCCTCCTCCGTGTTGGGTGGTTTTGGCCAAACCATCTATTTCGGTATCGACAGCCGATACATATAAAGCATTAAATTTGGAAGGTGCCGCCCATCCGAATGTGAGTGAAATGGTAAGGGCAATAGCGAATCGTGATTATAACGAGATGTGCAGCAAGCTTGGGAATATCCTTGAGTCAGTGACCCTTTCCAAGGTTGCTGAAGTGGAGCAATTAAAAACACATATGGAGCAAATGGGAGCAGACGGTGTTCTAATGAGTGGAAGCGGACCAACTGTATTTGGTTTGACTCAATATGAGTCGCGTGTTAACCGAATTTATAACAGTTTAAAGGGGTATTGCCCAAATGTGTTTGGTGTTCGTTTACTTGGGACTCCCAATAGCCTTGATTAA
- a CDS encoding anti-sigma-F factor Fin family protein, which produces MEVRYNCRHCGKQVGTISSDVFHTERLGLDSLNSEERTQFVTYDDAANAMNVSTICEDCQEALERNPHYHELDTWIQ; this is translated from the coding sequence ATGGAAGTTCGTTATAATTGTCGTCATTGCGGTAAACAGGTGGGAACCATTAGCAGTGATGTCTTTCATACGGAGAGATTAGGGCTCGATTCACTTAATAGTGAAGAACGCACTCAATTTGTAACCTATGATGACGCTGCCAACGCGATGAACGTATCAACGATCTGTGAGGATTGCCAAGAAGCCCTTGAAAGAAACCCTCATTATCATGAATTAGATACTTGGATCCAATAA
- a CDS encoding RidA family protein, whose protein sequence is MRTILTDKAPAAIGPYSQGVIVNNIFYSSGQIPLTPEGQLVEGGIEEQVHQVFSNIKAVLASSGASLNSVIKTTLFIKDMNDFPAINSIYGTYFTDHLPARSCVEVARLPKDVKVEMEVIALVRE, encoded by the coding sequence ATGAGGACAATCCTTACAGATAAAGCCCCAGCGGCGATCGGACCGTATTCACAAGGCGTGATCGTTAATAATATTTTTTACAGTTCTGGGCAAATCCCATTAACCCCAGAAGGTCAACTAGTTGAAGGCGGAATTGAAGAACAGGTCCATCAAGTGTTTTCAAATATTAAAGCTGTATTAGCAAGTTCTGGGGCATCGCTTAACTCTGTTATAAAAACCACTCTTTTCATCAAAGATATGAATGATTTTCCTGCCATCAATTCAATCTATGGAACTTACTTTACGGATCATTTACCCGCTCGCTCCTGTGTCGAGGTTGCGAGATTGCCAAAAGATGTAAAAGTAGAAATGGAAGTTATTGCACTGGTAAGAGAGTAG